One genomic window of Methanobrevibacter gottschalkii DSM 11977 includes the following:
- the carB gene encoding carbamoyl-phosphate synthase large subunit, with product MPVDKDIKKVLIIGSGPIQIGQAAEFDYSGSQACKSLREEGIETVLVNSNPATIQTDIDMADTVYTEPLTPEVVAKIIKEENVDSILPTMGGQTGLNIATGLGDLGLLDGIKVLGSDVQTIKDVEDRDLFANLMDKIGEEIPKCHAVESVEAALEAVDDIGYPVIVRPAFTLGGTGGGIAHNEEELIEIATHGLDMSFINQVLIDESVLGWKEIEFEVMRDKEDTCIIVCTMENIDPMGIHTGDSVVVAPIQNLCDETIQKMRDASIKIIRALGIRGGCNIQFALNPETDEYKVIEVNPRVSRSSALASKATGYPIAKISSKIALGLTLDEIKNDITKETPASFEPAIDYVVIKIPRWPFDKFKGVSREVGVQMKATGEVMAIGRTFEEAFQKALRSLDMGFDGFEYIDYTEEDLAHPTDKIYFQIYSAIKDGMDIDKIREITNIDNFFLYKIRNIVNFEDSVTADKLNDEDFLRKAKQIGCSNKRLADLSGQTEEYIKNLLSRYNIKPSYKMVDTCAAEFEAKTPYYYSSYDKGNELVSTNKKKVVILGAGPIRIGQGIEFDYCCVHSSLALKEEGIETILINNNPETVSTDYDISDKLFFEPLTFEDVMGVIEQEKPDGVIVQFGGQTSINLSVPLANAGVKILGTPYESIDRVEDRELFAELLEKLHIHQAPYGTANSFEEAKEIAEKITFPVLVRPSYVIGGRAMEIVYDNNELEEYMKEAVKVSPEHPILVDKFLEDAIELDVDILCDGEDVFIAGIMEHIEEAGVHSGDSACVIPPQTIPEYILDTIRENSTKLALELNVKGLMNIQYAVKLDEEMVYIIEANPRASRTVPFVSKAIGVPLAKVATWIMQGAKLRDFDLTKEIKLNHVAVKESVFPFLKLPESDTVLGPEMKSTGESIGIDETYGMAFYKSQLSGGMELPKEGKIFISVKEADKKKIRPIAETAANLGFDLIATDGTADATGIDSVEKILKVSQGSPNIRDAILNKEIDLIINTSEGKQSAKDGYIIRRLAIELGIPYVTTLAGARAVLNAIKAIQNNEINVKSLNDYVGGE from the coding sequence ATGCCAGTTGATAAGGATATTAAAAAAGTATTAATTATTGGTTCTGGACCTATTCAAATCGGACAAGCAGCGGAATTTGATTATTCAGGATCACAAGCATGTAAATCACTAAGAGAAGAGGGAATAGAGACAGTTCTTGTTAACAGTAATCCGGCTACAATTCAAACAGACATTGACATGGCAGATACTGTTTACACAGAACCATTGACTCCGGAAGTTGTTGCTAAAATTATCAAAGAAGAAAATGTAGATTCAATATTGCCAACTATGGGTGGGCAGACAGGATTAAATATCGCAACAGGTCTTGGAGATTTGGGATTGCTTGATGGAATTAAAGTTTTAGGCTCTGATGTTCAGACAATTAAAGATGTAGAGGATCGTGATTTATTCGCAAATCTTATGGATAAAATTGGTGAGGAGATTCCTAAATGTCATGCAGTTGAAAGTGTAGAAGCAGCACTTGAAGCAGTAGATGATATTGGTTATCCAGTTATTGTAAGGCCGGCATTCACCTTAGGTGGTACTGGGGGTGGAATTGCTCATAACGAAGAAGAATTAATTGAAATTGCAACTCATGGATTAGATATGAGTTTCATTAATCAGGTACTCATCGACGAGTCAGTTCTCGGATGGAAAGAAATAGAATTTGAAGTAATGAGGGATAAAGAGGATACTTGCATCATTGTATGTACTATGGAAAATATAGATCCTATGGGTATCCACACAGGAGACAGTGTTGTTGTTGCCCCTATTCAAAACTTATGTGATGAAACTATCCAGAAGATGAGGGATGCATCCATTAAAATTATCAGAGCACTAGGAATTAGAGGCGGATGTAACATCCAATTTGCACTTAACCCAGAAACTGATGAATACAAAGTCATCGAAGTAAATCCTCGTGTATCTAGAAGTAGTGCTCTTGCGTCTAAAGCAACAGGTTATCCAATTGCTAAAATCTCTTCTAAAATAGCTTTAGGATTAACTTTAGATGAAATTAAAAATGACATTACCAAAGAAACACCGGCTTCTTTTGAACCAGCTATTGATTATGTTGTTATTAAAATTCCTAGATGGCCTTTTGATAAATTCAAAGGTGTAAGCCGTGAAGTTGGAGTTCAAATGAAAGCAACTGGTGAAGTAATGGCTATCGGAAGAACTTTTGAAGAGGCATTCCAAAAAGCACTTAGATCACTTGATATGGGATTCGACGGTTTTGAATACATTGATTACACTGAAGAAGATTTGGCGCATCCTACTGATAAAATCTACTTCCAAATTTATTCAGCTATTAAAGATGGGATGGATATTGATAAGATTAGAGAAATTACCAATATTGATAACTTTTTTTTATATAAAATCAGAAACATTGTTAACTTTGAAGATAGTGTAACTGCTGATAAATTAAACGATGAAGATTTCTTAAGAAAAGCTAAACAAATTGGTTGTTCTAATAAAAGATTAGCTGATTTATCTGGCCAAACTGAAGAGTATATTAAAAACTTACTTTCAAGATATAACATTAAACCATCATATAAAATGGTAGATACTTGTGCTGCTGAATTTGAAGCAAAAACTCCATATTACTATAGCAGTTATGATAAAGGAAATGAGCTTGTATCAACCAACAAGAAAAAAGTTGTAATCCTTGGAGCGGGACCAATCAGAATAGGTCAAGGTATTGAATTTGATTACTGTTGTGTACATTCTTCTTTAGCTTTAAAAGAAGAAGGAATTGAAACTATTTTAATCAACAATAATCCTGAAACTGTAAGTACTGATTATGATATTTCTGACAAATTATTCTTCGAACCACTTACATTTGAAGATGTAATGGGTGTTATTGAACAAGAAAAACCAGATGGGGTAATTGTTCAATTTGGTGGTCAGACATCTATTAATTTATCAGTGCCATTGGCAAATGCTGGTGTTAAAATCTTAGGTACTCCATATGAGAGCATTGATAGAGTTGAAGATAGGGAATTATTTGCTGAACTTTTAGAAAAATTACACATTCACCAAGCTCCATATGGAACAGCTAATTCATTTGAAGAAGCAAAAGAAATTGCAGAAAAAATCACTTTCCCGGTTCTTGTACGTCCATCATATGTAATTGGTGGAAGAGCTATGGAAATTGTTTATGATAACAATGAACTTGAAGAATATATGAAAGAAGCTGTAAAAGTATCTCCAGAACACCCAATTTTAGTTGATAAGTTTTTGGAAGATGCTATTGAGCTTGATGTAGATATTTTATGTGATGGTGAAGATGTGTTCATTGCAGGAATCATGGAACATATTGAAGAAGCAGGAGTTCACTCTGGAGATTCTGCATGTGTAATACCTCCTCAAACAATTCCTGAATATATTTTAGATACTATTCGTGAAAATTCAACCAAATTAGCTCTTGAATTAAATGTTAAAGGATTAATGAACATTCAATATGCAGTAAAACTTGATGAAGAAATGGTTTATATTATTGAAGCTAATCCTCGTGCAAGTAGAACTGTACCATTTGTAAGTAAAGCAATTGGTGTTCCATTAGCAAAAGTAGCAACTTGGATTATGCAAGGAGCTAAATTAAGAGACTTCGATTTAACTAAAGAAATTAAATTAAATCATGTTGCAGTAAAAGAGTCTGTATTTCCATTCTTAAAACTTCCGGAATCTGATACTGTTCTTGGTCCAGAAATGAAATCCACTGGTGAGAGTATTGGTATTGATGAAACTTATGGCATGGCGTTCTATAAATCACAACTTTCAGGAGGTATGGAATTACCTAAGGAGGGTAAAATATTTATCAGTGTTAAAGAGGCAGATAAAAAGAAAATCAGACCTATTGCTGAGACTGCAGCTAATTTGGGTTTTGATTTAATAGCAACTGATGGTACTGCTGATGCTACTGGTATTGATTCGGTTGAAAAGATATTAAAAGTATCTCAAGGTTCTCCTAACATTAGAGATGCTATTTTAAACAAAGAAATTGATTTGATTATTAACACTTCTGAAGGTAAACAATCTGCTAAAGATGGTTATATAATTAGACGTCTTGCTATTGAACTTGGTATTCCATATGTTACAACACTTGCAGGAGCAAGAGCAGTTTTAAATGCAATAAAAGCTATTCAAAATAATGAAATCAATGTAAAATCTTTAAATGACTATGTTGGTGGAGAATAA